In Accipiter gentilis chromosome 17, bAccGen1.1, whole genome shotgun sequence, one DNA window encodes the following:
- the LOC126047252 gene encoding nascent polypeptide-associated complex subunit alpha, muscle-specific form-like, whose protein sequence is MGKPLSRPDCLRQNRTCLGKGEEEDGYIEDCYVPQRSIYDTMRINEQIDQGSKLNQLSKSTLGKGDGSTISSNGTLGAANVFESRAPETKKLDERVIFDALKLSSDVSKPAPAPPRRRPNPERKENVNRRSWKSFMPPNFTEFAERMGASLSEVSEAGASNPSLRDKRESTTMLTERPGQPDHGEPMSESLTLEHVSKSSGAAEALTAKQFGADGYGGPRNEHQTLLNAGEGRGHVGDLARARRLPSATWPRARKNFIKGSLSDGHQETLEASESDCTVENVNLSPCLSEELLDAGLDILITSNLREKTESELRFEEDERWVMMEEWEEATLSERGKAALVAEEKRSCCLADISEEREQFAAPADGSAPSLGTSRCCASPGGAGSRLSGSACCTEDAAVQCEAEDFAPGSERSASPAVPELSDTDSVQMFLELEEQCLNEDESDGAVPGHVEVQVSPMDSEGLDPDSAKLAGAAVEACQRTAPLDVSASDSAVVSDLEDFDVTCSSQVPSTLEPATEPFSERDTSAVTPTDSDGGASPSPMAMAGPGSLRQCSPTPVEEDAPDPLVDPELTDSCAVAVLVAGGMPSPETGAHPASSGLEGTGFPSALVGWAEDNQDFLVPDGEVSQLPEETCPGRVSPAGLSPCQPPAPDTVAEELGSPPQHSEASGEGTDPFGTHHLLPGRTELTNWDVSELVSEGEATDLGSEGEGAEGQTDLAESGDARCGSLPPFCAGSASELGSEAPTTSSVPVEDLPWEMVPLGQGLALEGAAHAEGSPVEVAVTHGEAQAAILQPGDLDLLFACSWEDQPAAQCHTAPEELPGTSPIVGQPAPDAIPWDVGGLSAPTDPPAPGDVAVPEPQVQGSPPATGDPTTGAEEPCIERLPPDATTAATSLAVEELLDAPPPFADVPVATVPPQAADPLDSGVRDLGGSPAPVAASGDTDDFANVVVPPILEHLSTEVPALEDDPGARPPAAEVAAWDGASVPLGTEGPPTTFPLPPEGPTTPELPGAPSAVAPTAQTLPGAMLGDALCPPGRGGAPSLAPSEGEVPAGTEGPPATALIAEGPPALPDGFVPDNEVFVAQALAGGVSGAEIILFCT, encoded by the coding sequence ATGGGCAAACCACTGAGCCGGCCAGACTGTTTACGGCAGAACCGCACTTGCCTGGGGAagggcgaggaggaggatggtTATATAGAGGATTGCTACGTGCCCCAGAGGTCGATATACGACACGATGAGAATTAACGAGCAAATCGATCAGGGATCGAAGCTCAATCAGCTTTCCAAGAGCACCCTCGGCAAGGGGGACGGCAGCACCATATCCAGCAATGGGACTCTGGGAGCTGCCAACGTCTTCGAGTCCAGGGCACCAGAAACGAAGAAGTTGGATGAGCGGGTCATCTTCGACGCGCTGAAGCTCAGCAGCGATGTCTCCAAGCCGGCGCCAGCTCCGCCGAGGAGACGACCGAACCCCGAGAGGAAGGAGAACGTCAACCGGCGGTCGTGGAAGTCTTTCATGCCACCAAACTTCACCGAATTTGCAGAAAGGATGGGGGCTTCGTTGAGCGAGGTGTCAGAAGCGGGCGCCTCCAACCCTTCCCTGCGGGATAAGCGGGAGTCGACCACCATGCTCACCGAGCGCCCGGGCCAGCCCGACCACGGCGAGCCCATGTCCGAGTCTCTCACCTTGGAGCACGTCTCCAAGTCCTCCGGTGCGGCGGAGGCTCTGACGGCCAAGCAGTTTGGCGCGGATGGCTACGGCGGTCCCCGGAATGAGCACCAGACCCTGCTGAATGCCGGCGAGGGCCGCGGTCACGTCGGGGACCTGGCCAGGGCTCGCCGGCTCCCCAGTGCCACCTGGCCGCGAGCCAGGAAGAATTTCATCAAGGGAAGCCTCAGCGATGGGCACCAGGAGACCCTGGAGGCTTCCGAGTCGGACTGTACGGTGGAGAACGTCAACCTCTCTCCGTGCCTCAGCGAAGAGCTGCTGGATGCAGGACTGGATATTCTCATCACCTCCAATCTCAGGGAGAAAACAGAGTCTGAACTGAGATTTGAGGAGGACGAGCGCTGGGTGATGatggaggagtgggaggaggcGACGCTGTCAGAGAGAGGAAAGGCTGCTCTGGTGGCAGAGGAGAAGAGGAGCTGTTGCTTGGcagatatttctgaagaaagggaACAATTTGCTGCTCCGGCGGACggctctgcccccagcctggggACCTCCCGGTGCTGCGCGTCCCCGGGGGGTGCCGGCAGCCGCCTCAGCGGCAGCGCGTGCTGTACCGAGGATGCGGCGGTGCAGTGCGAGGCCGAGGACTTTGCTCCGGGTTCAGAGCGCTCAGCCAGCCCTGCGGTCCCCGAGTTGTCCGACACGGACTCCGTGCAGATGTTCCTGGAGCTGGAAGAGCAGTGCCTgaacgaggacgagagcgatgggGCCGTCCCTGGCCACGTGGAGGTTCAGGTCTCCCCGATGGATTCGGAGGGGCTGGACCCGGATTCAGCCAAACTGGCCGGCGCGGCGGTCGAAGCATGTCAGCGTACAGCCCCTTTGGACGTCAGCGCTTCGGACTCTGCCGTCGTGTCGGATCTGGAGGACTTTGATGTCACCTGCAGCTCGCAGGTACCGAGCACGCTGGAGCCAGCGACGGAGCCCTTCTCGGAAAGGGACACTTCAGCTGTCACCCCAACGGACTCGGACGGAGGGGCCTCACCCAGCCCCATGGCCATGGCAGGGCCGGGGTCCCTCCGGCAGTGCTCCCCAACACCAGTGGAGGAGGATGCACCTGACCCACTGGTGGACCCGGAGCTCACGGACAGTTGTGCGGTGGCGGTGCTGGTGGCTGGTGGGATGCCATCTCCTGAGACAGGCGCCCATCCAGCTTCTTCTGGCTTGGAGGGAACTGGTTTCCCCAGCgccctggtggggtgggctgaagATAACCAAGACTTTTTGGTCCCTGATGGTGAAGTATCACAGCTCCCTGAGGAGACCTGTCCTGGCCGAGTGTCCCCGGCTGGGCtgtccccctgccagcccccagctcCCGACACAGTGGCGGAGGAGCTGGGGTCCCCCCCGCAGCACAGTGAGGCCAGTGGCGAGGGGACGGATCCATTCGGGACCCATCACCTTCTGCCTGGAAGGACTGAGCTCACCAACTGGGATGTCTCAGAACTGGTTTCTGAGGGTGAAGCCACAGATTTGGGATCAGAGGGTGAGGGAGCCGAGGGCCAGACTGATCTGGCAGAAAGTGGGGACGCTCGCTGTGGTTCTCTGCCGCCTTTCTGTGCCGGCTCTGCATCAGAGCTGGGCTCCGAGGCTCCGACGACATCCTCGGTGCCTGTCGAGGACCTCCCGTGGGAAATGGTTCCCCTGGGCCAGGGTCTGGCTCTGGAAGGGGCTGCCCACGCCGAAGGGTCCCCTGTGGAGGTGGCTGTCACGCACGGGGAGGCACAGGCAGCCATCCTGCAGCCGGGAGACCTGGACTTGCTGTTTGCCTGCAGCTGGGAAGACCAGCCAGCGGCACAGTGCCATACCGCACCAGAAGAGCTTCCCGGCACGTCACCCATTGTGGGGCAGCCTGCTCCCGATGCCATCCCGTGGGATGTTGGGGGGCTTTCTGCTCCAACCGACCCACCAGCACCAGGGGATGTGGCTGTCCCAGAGCCCCAGGTTCAGGGGTCACCACCAGCCACTGGGGATCCTACCACGGGTGCTGAGGAACCGTGTATTGAGCGCTTACCTCCAGATGCCACCACCGCTGCCACGTCCTTGGCGGTGGAAGAGCTTCTGGATGCCCCACCACCATTTGCTGATGTGCCTGTTGCCACTGTGCCACCACAAGCGGCCGACCCGCTTGACTCCGGTGTCAGGGATCTCGGTGGTAGCCCTGCGCCGGTGGCAGCCTCGGGGGATACAGACGACTTTGCCAACGTGGTTGTGCCACCCATCCTGGAGCACCTATCCACTGAAGTGCCAGCTTTAGAGGATGACCCCGGTGCGAGACCGCCCGCAGCGGAGGTGGCAGCTTGGGACGGTGCCTCCGTGCCGCTGGGCACAGAGGGTCCCCCCACCACCTTCCCACTCCCCCCGGAGGGACCCACCACCCCAGAGCTGCCGGGCGCACCCTCCGCCGTGGCACCCACCGCACAAACCCTCCCCGGGGCCATGCTGGGGGACGCCCTCTGTCCCCCCGGCCGTGGGGGTGCTCCTTCCCTGGCACCCAGCGAGGGAGAGGTGCCCGCGGGCACGGAGGGACCCCCTGCCACCGCTCTCATCGCAGAAGGGCCTCCTGCTCTACCAGATGGATTCGTTCCAGATAACGAGGTATTTGTTGCTCAGGCGCTGGCAGGCGGGGTTTCAGGCGCAGAAATCATTTTATTTTGCACTtga